A genomic region of Synechococcus sp. NOUM97013 contains the following coding sequences:
- a CDS encoding triacylglycerol lipase → MTTVDPRQPVLVLGGFLITAEAYAPMTAWLKQQSVLDALVVPITRLEWLTTTWGFGWRRVLDRVDAMVQELQASSPTGRVTLIGHSSGGVMLRLYLSDEDVLGRCYGGAARCDRLVTLGSPHQAVRATPLRMMVDRRFPGCHEPGVDYVAIAGEINLDGENASAFSRRSASGSYKSIAGDAELSGDGLVPVDSALLKGARHLVQADTAHGGFFGKIWYGSVQRLESWWTFVIGNQA, encoded by the coding sequence ATGACAACCGTTGATCCCAGGCAGCCTGTTCTTGTTCTTGGAGGTTTCCTGATTACAGCAGAGGCCTATGCACCGATGACGGCCTGGTTAAAGCAACAGAGTGTTCTGGATGCGCTGGTGGTACCTATCACTCGGCTCGAATGGTTGACGACGACCTGGGGGTTTGGTTGGCGCCGTGTTCTCGATCGAGTCGATGCCATGGTGCAAGAGCTTCAAGCGTCATCGCCAACGGGTCGTGTGACCTTGATTGGCCACAGCTCCGGTGGCGTGATGTTGCGCCTTTATCTCAGTGATGAAGATGTCCTTGGTCGATGCTACGGCGGTGCAGCACGCTGTGATCGTCTCGTTACTTTGGGTAGTCCCCATCAGGCGGTTCGTGCCACCCCTTTACGCATGATGGTGGATCGACGTTTCCCTGGTTGCCATGAGCCTGGGGTGGACTATGTCGCCATTGCAGGCGAAATCAATTTGGATGGTGAGAACGCTTCGGCATTCAGCCGACGCTCTGCGTCCGGAAGTTATAAGAGCATTGCCGGTGACGCCGAACTCAGTGGTGATGGACTGGTACCCGTGGACTCAGCTCTATTGAAGGGGGCTCGACATCTTGTTCAAGCGGATACCGCCCATGGTGGTTTCTTTGGCAAAATATGGTATGGCTCGGTGCAACGTCTCGAATCCTGGTGGACTTTTGTGATCGGCAATCAGGCTTAA
- a CDS encoding DUF350 domain-containing protein yields the protein MQATLIQLMLSLMWTVAGILLIVGGMWFFDRLTPLDYRSEVRKGNVAAGLVVGSVVLGVTAVVVTVILI from the coding sequence ATGCAGGCAACCCTCATCCAACTGATGCTGAGCCTGATGTGGACGGTGGCAGGCATCCTGCTAATCGTTGGCGGGATGTGGTTCTTTGATCGCCTCACGCCCCTCGACTACCGCTCTGAGGTGCGCAAGGGCAATGTGGCCGCAGGTCTGGTCGTTGGCTCCGTTGTGTTGGGTGTGACCGCCGTCGTCGTCACGGTGATCCTGATCTGA
- a CDS encoding ligase-associated DNA damage response DEXH box helicase: MNTVLEPIHRWFDQQGWTPLPFQTQTWEAHLAGRSGLIQVPTGSGKTYAAVMGSIARMLAAPSDTRGVRLLYITPLRALSRDLALALQQPIDAMAWPLRVGIRNGDTSTSERSRQLKSPPDILITTPESLCVLLAGRHCERLFQTLETVILDEWHELIGSKRGIQTELGLSWLRQQCPSLQTWAISATIGNLEEAGRHALGNSGDPCLITGAPKRGLSVTSILPDNIDGFPWGGHLGLRRYEDLVGRLEPCTSTLLFTNTRNQAERWFQCLRYACPEMEGLLALHHSALDRSEREAIEASVKAGSMLWVVCTSSLDLGVDFQPVERVVQIGSPKNLARLLQRAGRSAHLPGGTSQVLFMPTNALELLELSAVRRGLENGLVEERRPPQAPLDVLLQHLTTLACGPGFEPQRTLEAIRGTSSYAELRDEDWQWCLHFLEHGGDCLGAYPRYRKLEHDEHGRYVVREKAIARLHRLNIGTITSAPAIRVRFVRGAVLGHVEETFISQLKPKDVFFFAGRQLEFVRLREMTAYVKASTRKSTAVPAWAGGQMSLSDLLTHHLRDEVARAGRGELDTPELRALEPLFERQMDLSTLPDSKQLLLETCRTREGMHLYAYPFEGRFVHEGLGFLWATRLTRIHRGTITVSVNDYGFELLAPRGYPFDDLLEDHLDVLLDDSNLEQDLEQALNLSELCRRRFRSIAQVAGLLVQGFPGQNKSAGQLQISGSLLWEVFNKHEPNNLLVRQAQHEVLQEQLELPRLRKALTRMRSGEVLHCPTPRPGPLAFPLLVERLNNRMSNESVLERIERMQKDALRHEE; this comes from the coding sequence CTGAACACCGTTCTTGAACCAATCCATCGCTGGTTTGACCAGCAGGGGTGGACGCCTCTTCCCTTCCAAACACAAACCTGGGAGGCCCATCTTGCGGGCCGCAGCGGTCTGATTCAGGTCCCCACAGGCTCCGGCAAGACTTACGCCGCCGTGATGGGATCGATTGCCCGCATGCTGGCGGCACCGAGCGACACTCGAGGCGTCAGGCTCCTCTACATCACCCCCCTACGGGCACTCAGTCGGGATCTGGCGCTGGCGCTGCAGCAGCCGATTGATGCGATGGCATGGCCGCTGCGCGTTGGCATCCGCAATGGCGACACCAGCACCAGCGAACGCAGCCGACAACTCAAATCGCCACCCGACATCCTGATCACCACGCCGGAATCGCTGTGTGTGCTCCTGGCAGGTCGCCACTGCGAGCGTCTGTTTCAGACGTTGGAAACGGTGATCCTCGATGAATGGCATGAGTTGATCGGCTCCAAGCGGGGCATTCAGACAGAACTTGGGCTCAGCTGGCTGCGACAGCAATGCCCATCACTGCAGACCTGGGCGATCAGCGCCACGATCGGCAATCTGGAAGAAGCTGGGCGACACGCTCTAGGGAACAGCGGCGATCCCTGCCTGATCACGGGCGCTCCGAAGCGCGGTCTCAGCGTGACCAGCATTCTTCCGGACAACATCGACGGGTTCCCCTGGGGCGGCCACCTAGGGCTGCGGCGCTATGAGGATCTGGTGGGCCGACTCGAGCCCTGCACCAGCACGCTGCTATTCACCAACACTCGCAACCAGGCAGAACGATGGTTCCAGTGTCTGCGCTACGCCTGCCCCGAAATGGAAGGCTTGCTGGCCCTGCATCACAGTGCCCTCGACCGTTCAGAGCGCGAAGCCATTGAGGCCTCTGTGAAGGCCGGCTCCATGCTCTGGGTGGTCTGCACCAGCTCGTTGGACCTGGGCGTTGACTTTCAACCTGTGGAACGGGTGGTGCAGATCGGCTCCCCAAAAAATCTGGCGCGGCTGCTGCAACGGGCCGGCCGATCAGCGCACCTGCCAGGAGGGACATCCCAGGTGCTGTTCATGCCGACCAATGCTCTTGAACTGCTGGAACTGAGTGCCGTCCGTCGCGGTCTAGAGAACGGCTTGGTGGAGGAGCGACGACCACCGCAAGCACCGCTTGATGTGTTGCTTCAGCACCTCACCACTCTGGCCTGTGGCCCAGGCTTTGAGCCTCAGCGCACCCTCGAGGCGATTCGCGGCACCTCCAGTTACGCGGAGCTCAGGGATGAGGACTGGCAGTGGTGTCTGCACTTTCTTGAACACGGCGGGGACTGCCTGGGTGCCTACCCGCGCTACCGAAAGCTGGAGCACGACGAGCACGGCCGCTATGTGGTGCGCGAGAAGGCGATCGCACGGCTGCATCGACTGAACATCGGCACCATCACCTCCGCCCCGGCCATTCGTGTGCGCTTTGTGCGTGGCGCAGTACTGGGTCATGTGGAAGAGACCTTCATCAGCCAGCTGAAGCCGAAGGATGTGTTCTTCTTCGCCGGAAGGCAGCTGGAGTTTGTGAGGCTGCGGGAAATGACGGCCTACGTGAAGGCCTCCACACGCAAGAGCACCGCTGTGCCCGCCTGGGCCGGTGGCCAGATGTCACTGTCTGATCTGCTGACCCACCATCTGCGCGATGAAGTGGCCCGAGCTGGACGGGGAGAACTGGACACACCAGAGCTACGGGCACTGGAACCGTTGTTCGAGCGTCAGATGGATCTGTCAACGCTGCCGGACAGCAAGCAGCTGTTGTTGGAAACCTGCCGAACCCGTGAAGGCATGCACCTCTACGCCTATCCCTTTGAAGGCAGGTTTGTGCATGAAGGACTGGGATTCCTCTGGGCCACGCGTCTCACCCGAATTCATCGGGGCACGATCACGGTGTCGGTCAATGATTACGGCTTCGAACTGCTGGCTCCACGCGGCTATCCGTTCGATGATCTGCTGGAGGACCATCTGGACGTGTTGCTCGATGACAGCAACCTGGAACAGGATCTTGAGCAGGCTCTAAATCTGTCCGAGCTCTGTCGCCGCCGTTTCCGCAGCATTGCTCAGGTGGCAGGACTGCTGGTGCAGGGATTTCCCGGCCAGAACAAAAGCGCAGGCCAGCTGCAGATCAGCGGCTCACTGCTCTGGGAGGTGTTCAACAAGCATGAGCCCAACAATCTGCTGGTGCGTCAGGCCCAACATGAAGTGCTGCAGGAGCAACTGGAACTACCGCGCTTGCGCAAAGCCTTGACGCGCATGCGCAGCGGCGAGGTCTTGCACTGCCCCACCCCACGACCGGGCCCTTTGGCGTTTCCCTTGCTGGTGGAACGACTGAACAACCGCATGAGCAATGAGTCTGTTCTGGAACGCATCGAACGGATGCAGAAGGACGCCCTACGACATGAAGAGTGA
- a CDS encoding Nif11-like leader peptide family natural product precursor encodes MSEEQLKAFLEAVQSDTGLQEKLKSTQTLEEASAIAKEAGFMLSSQEFQTGLEDAELEAAAGGGFAENIWNQFLAYQMSPATCPNSALADAPQDGLQ; translated from the coding sequence ATGTCAGAAGAGCAACTCAAAGCATTCCTGGAAGCGGTTCAATCCGACACTGGATTACAGGAGAAACTTAAATCTACGCAAACTTTAGAGGAAGCTTCAGCCATTGCAAAAGAAGCCGGATTCATGCTTTCTTCGCAAGAATTCCAAACAGGCTTAGAAGATGCTGAATTAGAAGCCGCTGCCGGGGGAGGGTTTGCAGAAAATATCTGGAATCAGTTTCTTGCATATCAAATGTCCCCTGCAACATGCCCAAATAGCGCATTGGCAGATGCACCTCAAGACGGCCTGCAGTAA
- a CDS encoding DUF4178 domain-containing protein, translating to MSGLLFLLIAAVLVWWLTRNSMSRRKKPRQGDIPEHRTLFNLQVGDVVQRDMRDWIVESILEFNQSGFQWREYYLRDGEEGVWLVVVDDDRLELSWMRQVPPHEVSINFPLRDQLVYEGVRYRLEEQGLAQYQRISRNSKQGGPCRFHDYAAEGGRVLSVEIYVQDASVDNGEIELCLGERITPESLSILPGDGRSVYA from the coding sequence ATGAGCGGACTGCTTTTTCTGCTGATTGCTGCAGTGCTGGTCTGGTGGCTGACCCGAAACAGCATGAGCAGGCGCAAAAAGCCTCGCCAGGGAGATATCCCCGAACATCGCACGCTGTTCAATCTCCAGGTGGGTGACGTGGTTCAGCGTGACATGCGCGATTGGATCGTGGAATCCATTCTTGAATTCAACCAATCCGGTTTCCAATGGCGTGAGTATTACCTCCGCGATGGTGAAGAGGGCGTTTGGCTTGTGGTGGTGGACGACGACCGGCTGGAGCTGTCCTGGATGCGTCAGGTTCCACCTCATGAGGTTTCAATTAATTTTCCTTTGCGCGATCAACTGGTCTATGAGGGCGTCCGTTACCGCCTTGAGGAACAGGGATTGGCGCAATACCAACGCATTTCCCGCAACAGCAAGCAGGGAGGACCATGCCGTTTTCACGATTACGCCGCCGAGGGAGGACGAGTGCTCAGTGTGGAAATCTATGTGCAGGATGCTTCGGTCGATAACGGTGAAATTGAGCTGTGTCTTGGAGAGCGCATTACACCTGAGTCACTGAGCATTCTTCCTGGAGATGGACGCAGCGTTTACGCCTGA
- a CDS encoding Nif11-like leader peptide family natural product precursor, which translates to MSEEQLKEFLEKVKSDTELQEKLKAAASPEAALEIAKEAGFSIASEDIQSMGQMASDAELEAAAGGCARGTRDTHLARGCGPLDQCQRTALDGGTTTQWWCN; encoded by the coding sequence ATGTCAGAAGAGCAACTCAAGGAGTTCCTAGAAAAAGTAAAATCTGATACCGAACTGCAAGAAAAACTCAAAGCAGCAGCCTCCCCTGAAGCCGCTCTTGAAATCGCTAAGGAAGCAGGCTTTTCGATTGCTTCTGAAGACATTCAATCAATGGGACAGATGGCGTCAGACGCAGAACTTGAAGCTGCAGCTGGCGGGTGCGCTCGCGGTACTCGCGATACTCACCTTGCGAGGGGTTGTGGGCCCCTCGACCAGTGTCAACGGACTGCGCTTGATGGTGGCACCACTACCCAGTGGTGGTGCAATTAG
- a CDS encoding DUF1651 domain-containing protein — protein sequence MTDGWLRDPKQAWTVRFHKELLAVGNDLRVVVDHGRRDGQSQNALLKSSRKMRYEDAVSLYKELQHKGWVHCEAAW from the coding sequence ATGACCGATGGATGGTTGAGAGATCCAAAACAAGCATGGACAGTGAGATTTCATAAAGAGCTTCTCGCTGTAGGTAACGATTTGCGTGTCGTGGTTGATCACGGCAGACGGGATGGACAAAGCCAGAATGCATTGCTCAAATCAAGCCGAAAAATGCGTTATGAAGACGCAGTGAGTCTGTACAAAGAACTCCAGCACAAAGGCTGGGTTCATTGCGAAGCAGCCTGGTGA
- a CDS encoding DUF427 domain-containing protein, translated as MTPERVADYPRPPRLERSVDHVLVRVGGEVLFDGQGTQRVLETFHPPTYYLPPDGINTSLLKTAAGRSFCEWKGVADYFDVVAGGRTIHRAVWRYPSPTQTFMAIAGWYALYPSLMDGCWLNGERVTAQAGGFYGGWISSAVVGPFKGDPNHPELI; from the coding sequence ATGACACCAGAACGCGTTGCCGACTACCCACGGCCCCCACGACTGGAGCGCAGCGTTGACCACGTGCTTGTTCGAGTCGGCGGTGAGGTGTTGTTTGATGGGCAGGGAACGCAACGCGTTCTGGAAACCTTTCACCCACCCACCTATTACCTGCCACCCGATGGCATCAACACGTCGCTTCTGAAGACAGCAGCAGGTCGCAGCTTCTGTGAGTGGAAAGGGGTGGCTGACTATTTCGACGTTGTCGCTGGAGGCCGGACCATCCATCGCGCTGTGTGGCGCTATCCATCCCCAACGCAAACCTTCATGGCGATTGCAGGTTGGTATGCCTTGTATCCGAGCTTGATGGATGGCTGCTGGCTCAACGGAGAGCGAGTCACCGCTCAGGCCGGTGGATTCTATGGGGGTTGGATCAGCTCAGCTGTGGTAGGCCCCTTCAAAGGCGATCCCAATCACCCCGAATTGATCTGA
- a CDS encoding DUF819 family protein, translated as MTPSVDISVSWLVIAGTTVGGWWLARVNRYAKKLGATMAIIVLGLLIANLSGWKPEAAVSGWVNGPFTSLAIVELLLAVELRRVLPDARRLLPPFLVSVLATVSAVLVCGWLLAPWLGADASALVALYTATFTGGTLNFVSVGRSLAIPDDLFALATAADYVVFTGWFLLSLVIGRDRHASKLISAASAAQTADALAADAPSASGIAHQPRSWASGLLWGVAVMLISELVSILLRRLAWDVPAIIVLTTVALLMAQLPSGGTRTACYDMGLVLIQPFFAVIGLSTTVGGLFGLGLPVLVYAFLVVAIQALAVLLVRRQQRWALVDSLVASQAAVGGPSTALALASSLGRSSLVLPSVAVGLLGMMLGTYLGLAVEGLFLLPIS; from the coding sequence ATGACTCCATCAGTGGATATCTCAGTGTCATGGCTTGTGATCGCTGGCACCACAGTCGGGGGGTGGTGGCTGGCTCGTGTGAACCGTTACGCCAAAAAGCTTGGCGCGACGATGGCCATCATTGTGTTGGGCTTGTTGATTGCCAACCTGAGTGGTTGGAAGCCTGAAGCTGCTGTGTCGGGTTGGGTGAATGGTCCGTTCACTTCCCTCGCCATCGTTGAACTTCTTCTGGCTGTCGAGTTGCGTCGTGTGCTGCCTGACGCCCGGCGGCTCCTGCCCCCTTTTTTGGTGTCTGTTCTTGCCACCGTGTCAGCGGTGCTTGTCTGTGGATGGTTGCTAGCCCCTTGGCTTGGTGCCGATGCCTCAGCTCTGGTGGCTCTGTACACAGCCACGTTTACAGGCGGAACGCTGAATTTTGTGTCTGTGGGTCGAAGTCTGGCGATCCCCGATGATCTGTTTGCGCTGGCGACGGCCGCTGACTATGTGGTGTTCACTGGCTGGTTTCTGCTGAGCCTGGTGATCGGTCGAGACCGCCATGCGTCAAAACTGATCTCAGCAGCCAGTGCTGCACAGACGGCAGATGCACTGGCTGCTGATGCCCCATCGGCATCTGGAATTGCTCATCAGCCCAGGTCATGGGCATCGGGTTTGCTCTGGGGTGTGGCCGTGATGTTGATCTCGGAATTGGTGTCGATCCTGTTGCGCAGACTGGCCTGGGATGTGCCAGCGATCATTGTGCTCACGACGGTCGCATTGCTAATGGCACAACTGCCATCCGGGGGAACCCGGACCGCTTGTTACGACATGGGATTGGTCCTGATTCAACCGTTCTTCGCGGTGATTGGTTTGAGCACAACGGTGGGTGGACTGTTCGGTCTGGGTTTGCCCGTGTTGGTTTATGCCTTCCTGGTGGTTGCGATCCAGGCTCTTGCGGTGTTGTTGGTGCGCCGCCAACAGCGATGGGCCTTGGTCGACAGCCTGGTGGCATCCCAAGCCGCTGTTGGTGGTCCCAGCACTGCGCTGGCGTTGGCCAGCAGCCTGGGCCGATCGTCGTTGGTGTTGCCATCCGTGGCGGTTGGCCTGCTGGGAATGATGCTGGGCACTTACCTGGGGCTTGCTGTGGAGGGTTTGTTTCTGTTGCCCATCAGCTGA
- a CDS encoding PAP/fibrillin family protein: MDDLIALLKTQPKHPRISDLISEAEAESTVDLAKEADLLRGVWELRWSSAKQPWLKQSTWLENLQVLDPAKQRGVNLLRVSGPLSATASITVEAKLNIEQPNRVGVTFCRGGWRGPKIAGFQRFELMKQLNQSFPAWLDITALTTKLRICRGNAGTTFALLKREDLSVSNYL, translated from the coding sequence ATGGATGACCTCATCGCATTATTAAAAACTCAACCCAAACATCCAAGAATTAGTGATCTGATCAGCGAAGCAGAAGCAGAGTCAACGGTTGATCTTGCAAAGGAAGCCGATTTGTTAAGAGGCGTCTGGGAACTGCGTTGGAGTAGTGCCAAACAACCATGGCTAAAGCAATCAACTTGGCTGGAGAATTTGCAAGTGCTGGACCCGGCAAAACAGCGGGGAGTGAATCTGCTCAGGGTGTCTGGTCCGCTCAGTGCAACGGCGTCCATCACTGTGGAAGCGAAGCTGAACATTGAACAGCCCAATCGCGTAGGTGTAACTTTTTGTCGAGGAGGTTGGCGCGGACCAAAAATTGCCGGATTTCAAAGATTCGAACTCATGAAACAACTAAATCAAAGCTTTCCCGCATGGCTTGACATCACAGCACTCACAACAAAGTTGCGCATTTGCCGTGGCAATGCAGGAACAACGTTTGCTTTGCTCAAGAGAGAAGACTTGTCAGTGTCTAACTACCTTTGA
- a CDS encoding DUF1543 domain-containing protein gives MGSDIEATIPALKQQWFGLKRGLHIDSYVAVKQVDGYKVELIRDRQGLTAEVDPMRREGSDRLWFVNLGGYDSGSLQELHQFGLIVAPSKQAAKARARRRWLNDADQVHKDDLHGIERLNSVDDCLPIEGLEGWHIQLKADPSASKEELKPDWYGYRLI, from the coding sequence GTGGGATCCGACATCGAAGCCACGATTCCAGCGCTCAAGCAACAATGGTTTGGGCTCAAACGGGGCTTGCACATCGACAGTTATGTGGCTGTCAAACAAGTAGATGGGTACAAGGTTGAACTCATTCGCGACCGACAAGGATTGACAGCAGAGGTGGACCCGATGCGTAGAGAGGGCTCCGACAGACTGTGGTTTGTCAATCTTGGTGGGTATGACAGTGGCTCACTCCAGGAGTTGCATCAATTTGGTCTGATCGTTGCGCCAAGTAAACAAGCTGCCAAAGCACGGGCACGACGACGTTGGCTGAACGACGCAGATCAGGTGCACAAAGACGATCTGCATGGCATTGAGAGACTGAATAGTGTGGATGACTGCCTACCGATTGAAGGTCTCGAAGGGTGGCATATTCAATTGAAAGCGGATCCCTCCGCTTCCAAGGAAGAACTCAAACCAGATTGGTACGGCTACCGACTTATTTGA
- a CDS encoding polyamine aminopropyltransferase, with protein sequence MERQIIAADLSPLQVRVLLVTAMVSSAAGLVLELLLVAQASYLMGDATLATGVVVGTFLAAMGLGAWLTEFIAVKGQPLNRLLRALVLVEITLCPLCLLGPVTLFLLFAIGAPLWIAIVLLTLMVGLLGGMELPLITRMLETQDQLRRALARVLALDYFGSLLGALAFPLVLLPWLGLLPTAAVLAFVPVGATLALALVFPSLRRWRIPVAALLPITGVAAFFIAPLGHRIEDGFYGARVIERHQTRHQRIVMTRRGADLRLFLDGDLQFSSLDEYRYHEALVHPAMAAHEAPRHVLLLGAGDGLALREILRWPSVERVDVVELDPMVIRLARQQPQLRRLNQDSLKDPRVIVHLGDAYAAVRNFKRRFDVVIADFPDPDTLPVARLYSVGFYGAVRERLRPGGVMVTQASAPFLTPRVLASIQAGLQQAGLETRPYSVPIPTFGPWGFVMARPSAWSPQFQPIPFPTRWIDSDQLAALFAFPRDFRPSDSDTVQANRMTQPVLLDYQRGDRHRRLLLPLAPIPSTPSSS encoded by the coding sequence ATGGAGCGGCAAATAATCGCTGCTGATCTCAGTCCCCTTCAGGTAAGGGTTCTTCTGGTTACGGCCATGGTTTCGTCGGCGGCCGGGCTGGTGCTTGAACTGCTGCTGGTTGCGCAGGCCAGTTATCTGATGGGGGACGCCACCCTGGCGACCGGCGTGGTGGTGGGCACGTTCCTTGCGGCGATGGGGTTGGGGGCCTGGCTGACGGAATTCATTGCTGTCAAAGGTCAGCCGCTGAATCGTTTGCTCAGGGCACTGGTGCTGGTGGAAATCACCCTCTGCCCGTTGTGCCTGCTGGGGCCAGTCACCTTGTTCCTGCTCTTCGCTATCGGCGCGCCGTTATGGATCGCCATTGTTTTGCTCACCTTGATGGTGGGCTTGTTGGGAGGCATGGAACTGCCCTTGATCACCCGCATGCTGGAAACCCAGGATCAGTTGCGACGGGCGCTGGCCAGGGTTCTGGCCCTTGATTATTTCGGCTCGCTGCTTGGTGCGTTGGCATTTCCGCTGGTGTTGCTGCCCTGGCTGGGCCTGCTCCCCACCGCGGCTGTGCTGGCGTTCGTGCCCGTCGGCGCCACCCTGGCCCTGGCGCTGGTGTTCCCGAGTTTGCGGCGCTGGCGCATTCCGGTGGCTGCGCTCCTGCCGATCACGGGTGTGGCGGCATTTTTCATCGCCCCCCTTGGACATCGCATCGAGGACGGCTTCTATGGCGCCAGGGTGATTGAGCGCCATCAAACGCGTCATCAGCGGATTGTGATGACGCGACGCGGGGCGGATCTGCGCTTGTTTCTGGATGGGGACCTTCAATTCTCCAGCTTGGATGAATACCGCTACCACGAGGCCCTGGTGCATCCGGCGATGGCGGCCCATGAAGCACCACGCCATGTGTTGTTGCTGGGAGCGGGTGATGGCCTGGCCTTGAGAGAAATCCTGCGCTGGCCCAGCGTGGAACGGGTCGACGTGGTGGAGCTGGACCCTATGGTCATTCGCCTGGCCAGGCAACAACCCCAACTGCGACGTCTCAATCAAGACAGTCTCAAAGACCCGAGAGTGATCGTTCACCTCGGTGATGCCTACGCCGCCGTGCGCAACTTCAAGCGGCGTTTTGATGTGGTGATCGCCGACTTCCCTGATCCGGATACCTTGCCGGTGGCTCGCCTCTACAGCGTTGGGTTCTATGGCGCGGTCCGTGAGCGACTTCGTCCCGGCGGGGTGATGGTCACCCAGGCCAGCGCACCGTTTCTCACCCCCCGCGTTCTGGCCTCGATTCAGGCGGGACTGCAGCAGGCAGGCCTGGAGACGCGTCCCTACAGCGTTCCCATCCCCACCTTCGGTCCCTGGGGGTTCGTGATGGCTCGGCCCAGTGCCTGGTCACCTCAGTTCCAGCCCATTCCATTTCCCACACGTTGGATCGATTCAGATCAGCTCGCGGCTCTGTTCGCATTCCCCAGAGATTTTCGGCCGAGCGACTCCGATACTGTGCAAGCCAACCGGATGACACAGCCGGTTCTTCTTGACTACCAACGCGGCGATCGCCACCGCCGTTTGCTCCTGCCACTGGCGCCAATCCCTTCCACCCCGAGTTCTTCATGA